The genomic stretch GTGAACTCCAGCCCGCGATCGACCTTCTTCTTTACATGCGCCAGCATGTTGCGCACGATGATGTCGCCGACCTGCTCGAGCTTGACGCAGGCGCCGATCAGTTCCTGGCAGCGCAGCGCCTCATCTTCGGTCAGCGGGTTCTTGGTGACCTTGGCGAGATAGAGTTTGATCGCCGCATGCTTGCGGTCGACGCGGTCGTCGAGGGCGGCGAGCGCCTTGATCTTGTCGGCGTCGGCGCTCTCATAGAGCTCGATGATGCGCTTCAGCATGATCTCGACCGTCTCGCAGACCCGTACCACCTCGCGCGTGGCATTGGCCAGAGCCTGGCTCGGCACATCCAGCGCGCTTTCGTTGAGGGCTGACAGCTCGATGACGTCGAGGGAAGCGGCAGGCTCTGGTTTGGTGCCGAGTGCCACGATCTTCTCCGACGCGCGGTAGACGAAGCCGGCCAGCGGCAGGCCGGCGAGCAGGATGATGACGTTGAACAGGATATGGGCGTTGACGATCTGGTCAGCGGCCGTCGCGCCGAGGAAGCCGACATGCGGCCGGACGATCATGAACAGGATCAGCATGACCAGCGAGCCCAGCCCGCGCATCAAGAGATTGCCGATCGGCACGACGCGCACGGCGGGTCCGGCCGAGCGGGTCAGCATCGGCGCGATGATGGAAGAGCCAAGATTGACGCCGAGGATGAGGACGACGCCGAGTTCAGGGCTGATCAGGCCGCGGCCGGCCAGCGTCGCCATCAAAAGCACGGCGGCGATGCTCGACTGGAACAGCCAGGTGATCAGCGCCGCCAGGAGATAGGCGGTGATGGAATCGCTGGAGAAGTAATTGATGATGACCGGCATCAGCTGGCTGTTGCGCAATGGCTCGGATGCCTGGCCGATCATCTCGAGCGACAGGATCAAGAGGCCGATGCCGACCAGGATGCGGCCGGTCTGGCGCCAGTCGCGCCGCTCGGTGGCCATGAACATCACCGTG from Mesorhizobium sp. 113-3-3 encodes the following:
- a CDS encoding Na/Pi cotransporter family protein encodes the protein MSGSVVLLHLAGAVALMLFATRMVKTGVERAYGDVLRHRLRATMRNPIMAVLAGTGLAIALQSSTAVTLLVGSFAGSGIVSGAAGQLAVRGAEIGSALVVKLLTFDLTLLVPLCLITGTVMFMATERRDWRQTGRILVGIGLLILSLEMIGQASEPLRNSQLMPVIINYFSSDSITAYLLAALITWLFQSSIAAVLLMATLAGRGLISPELGVVLILGVNLGSSIIAPMLTRSAGPAVRVVPIGNLLMRGLGSLVMLILFMIVRPHVGFLGATAADQIVNAHILFNVIILLAGLPLAGFVYRASEKIVALGTKPEPAASLDVIELSALNESALDVPSQALANATREVVRVCETVEIMLKRIIELYESADADKIKALAALDDRVDRKHAAIKLYLAKVTKNPLTEDEALRCQELIGACVKLEQVGDIIVRNMLAHVKKKVDRGLEFTDEGWSELCAFHSSVLANARLAFNVLVSRDPETARQLVLEKDRLRDREKETSASHFLRLREGTAKSVETSSIHLDTIRDLKQINSLLASMAYPVLEERGLLTGSRLKAS